From one Lysobacterales bacterium genomic stretch:
- a CDS encoding DUF3667 domain-containing protein produces the protein MGETATTSPQEPAAAAGNCSNCQTPLLGPHCYRCGQPVKGLVRPLSGWLADLLDTALNWDGRLPRTLVPLLFRPGHLTREYLAGRRVRYVTPVRLFLVLAIVLFLAVGLYGNLELGGGAVSAGSLGPESGDRARVEALVAWLPDTTRAEVLDEALRPPPAPADVGALQIGGWRDGDPVRLSWLPDALNEQLQSALERIARNARRINEDPGPFLRELLSAAPTTLFFMLPVFALVLKLVYLFKRRLYAEHLLVALHSHSFIALALLLAMALSALGGVWADLPVLPTLARSLAIALLVWIPVNLLLTQKRVYGQGWPLTLLKFLFVGIVYQVLLVLGLLLTVLLSLLLW, from the coding sequence ATGGGAGAAACGGCCACGACCAGTCCGCAGGAACCCGCGGCCGCCGCCGGGAACTGCAGCAACTGCCAGACGCCGCTGCTCGGCCCGCACTGCTACCGGTGCGGGCAGCCGGTCAAGGGACTGGTGCGTCCGCTGTCCGGCTGGCTGGCCGACCTGCTCGATACGGCACTCAACTGGGATGGCCGGTTGCCACGCACCCTGGTACCGCTGCTGTTCCGGCCAGGCCATCTGACCCGCGAATACCTGGCCGGCCGACGGGTCCGCTACGTGACGCCGGTGCGCCTGTTCCTGGTGCTGGCGATCGTCCTGTTCCTGGCGGTGGGCCTGTACGGCAATCTCGAACTGGGGGGCGGTGCCGTCTCGGCCGGCTCCCTCGGCCCGGAGTCCGGCGACCGTGCCCGCGTCGAGGCCCTGGTGGCCTGGCTGCCCGATACGACGCGCGCCGAGGTCCTTGACGAGGCCTTGCGCCCGCCCCCTGCGCCTGCCGATGTCGGCGCGCTGCAGATCGGCGGATGGCGCGACGGCGATCCGGTCCGCCTGTCCTGGCTGCCCGATGCCCTGAACGAGCAGCTGCAGTCGGCCCTGGAACGCATCGCCCGCAACGCCCGTCGGATCAACGAGGATCCCGGCCCGTTCCTGCGCGAGCTGCTCTCGGCGGCCCCCACCACGCTGTTCTTCATGCTGCCGGTGTTCGCCCTGGTGCTGAAGCTGGTCTACCTGTTCAAGCGCAGGCTGTACGCCGAACACCTGCTGGTGGCGCTGCACAGCCACAGCTTCATCGCCCTGGCCCTGCTGCTGGCGATGGCGCTGTCGGCCCTGGGCGGGGTCTGGGCGGACCTCCCTGTCCTGCCGACACTGGCGAGGTCGCTGGCGATCGCGCTGCTGGTCTGGATCCCGGTCAATCTGCTGCTTACCCAGAAACGTGTGTACGGCCAGGGCTGGCCCCTGACCCTGCTGAAGTTCCTGTTCGTCGGCATCGTCTACCAGGTGCTCCTGGTGCTCGGCCTGTTGCTGACCGTGCTGCTGAGCCTGCTGCTCTGGTGA
- a CDS encoding MATE family efflux transporter, producing MIERQRIGRELRATLVLALPLVLGQLCAVGMNVVDTILAGHLGARTLGAVAIGTAIWNIVILVAIGLMLAVPPSVAQLVGAGRKHEVAPLYRQALWLALATGLLLQVGLSAAPALLAKARIAPEIVPEALAFLAALSWGAPAQCVFFVSRGMSEGLGLTRPTLWFSLLGVVVLAPLGWVLMYGRLGLPMMGARGLGIAYAITLWLQALALIVYLAWHRNYRELRLFACLEPPRWRPIAGLLAIGIPMGFAIVMEGGLFIAAALLIGSLGAEVVAAHQVAINVASVAFMVPLGLAMAITVRVGQAVGREDVSGVRHAGFVGIGLVLATQAVSATVLALAAVHIAGVYTRDMAVVAIAAHLLLYAAVFQFSDGIQAASNGALRGLKDTRIPALMCAFAYWGVGMTAGWWLAFPRGMGAAGLWLGLIAGLSVAAVLLLWRFVALARNASWQRLREDASV from the coding sequence ATGATCGAAAGACAACGCATCGGCCGCGAGCTGCGGGCTACCCTGGTCCTGGCGCTGCCGCTGGTGTTGGGTCAGTTGTGTGCGGTCGGCATGAACGTTGTCGACACCATCCTGGCCGGCCACCTGGGCGCCCGAACCCTGGGTGCCGTGGCGATCGGCACGGCGATCTGGAACATCGTCATCCTGGTCGCGATCGGCCTGATGCTGGCGGTACCGCCCTCGGTGGCCCAGCTGGTCGGGGCCGGTCGCAAGCACGAGGTGGCGCCGCTCTATCGGCAGGCGCTCTGGCTGGCCCTGGCCACCGGGCTGCTGCTGCAGGTCGGACTGTCCGCGGCCCCGGCGCTGCTGGCCAAGGCGCGGATCGCGCCGGAGATCGTGCCGGAGGCGCTCGCCTTCCTCGCAGCGCTGTCCTGGGGTGCCCCGGCGCAATGCGTGTTCTTCGTTTCCCGCGGCATGAGCGAGGGACTGGGGCTGACCCGGCCGACCCTGTGGTTCAGCCTGCTCGGCGTGGTGGTGCTGGCGCCGCTGGGCTGGGTGCTGATGTACGGGCGCCTGGGCCTGCCGATGATGGGCGCGCGCGGTCTCGGCATCGCCTATGCGATCACCCTGTGGCTGCAGGCCCTGGCGCTTATCGTCTACCTGGCCTGGCACCGCAACTACCGCGAGCTGCGCCTGTTCGCCTGTCTGGAGCCGCCCCGCTGGCGGCCGATCGCCGGCCTGCTCGCGATCGGCATCCCGATGGGCTTCGCGATCGTCATGGAAGGCGGCCTGTTCATTGCCGCCGCCCTGCTGATCGGCTCGCTGGGCGCCGAGGTGGTCGCCGCGCACCAGGTCGCCATCAACGTCGCCTCGGTGGCCTTCATGGTTCCGCTGGGTCTGGCCATGGCGATCACCGTGCGGGTCGGCCAGGCGGTCGGTCGCGAGGATGTCAGCGGCGTGCGCCATGCCGGTTTCGTGGGCATCGGCCTGGTGCTGGCCACGCAGGCAGTGTCGGCCACGGTGCTGGCGCTGGCGGCCGTGCACATCGCCGGCGTCTACACCCGGGACATGGCGGTGGTGGCGATCGCCGCCCATCTGCTGCTCTACGCGGCCGTGTTCCAGTTTTCCGACGGCATCCAGGCGGCCAGCAACGGCGCGCTCCGGGGCCTCAAGGACACCCGGATCCCGGCACTGATGTGCGCGTTCGCCTACTGGGGCGTGGGCATGACCGCCGGCTGGTGGCTGGCGTTTCCCCGCGGGATGGGCGCGGCCGGGCTCTGGCTGGGGCTGATCGCCGGGCTCAGCGTCGCGGCCGTGCTGCTGCTGTGGCGCTTCGTCGCCCTGGCCCGGAATGCCTCCTGGCAGCGGCTTCGCGAGGACGCCAGCGTCTGA
- a CDS encoding DUF4286 family protein produces MIEYEVNLEVDADIAPEFEAWLSGHVDDMLALPGFVSASRWRVLDPRPDPDRCAISVRYALVDQAALERYLRDEAAAMRAEGLARFEGRFEARRRVLLPA; encoded by the coding sequence ATGATCGAGTACGAGGTCAACCTCGAGGTCGATGCGGACATCGCGCCCGAATTCGAGGCCTGGCTGTCCGGCCATGTCGACGACATGCTCGCGCTGCCGGGTTTTGTGTCGGCGAGCCGCTGGCGGGTGCTCGACCCGCGCCCGGACCCGGACCGCTGCGCGATCAGCGTCCGCTACGCGCTGGTCGACCAGGCCGCCCTGGAGCGCTACCTGCGCGATGAGGCGGCGGCGATGCGCGCCGAGGGGCTGGCCCGATTCGAAGGTCGCTTCGAGGCGCGCAGGCGGGTGCTGCTGCCGGCCTGA
- the sppA gene encoding signal peptide peptidase SppA: MTATRPGPVRRFLVGTWRTLDFTRRFILTVLFLFLVAVLLAAALKAPLKVQPRSVLVIAPVGQLVEEYSASAIDRALARMTGQDVPEVRLRDLLRALDAAAGDDRIERVLLRLDRFAGGGLASLREVGGAIDRVRASGKEVIAYGDSFGQGGYYLAARAGEVYLHPFGIALVEGLGRFRTYYARAFEKLGIEVRLFRVGEFKSAGEPYIRNEASPEALEADRYWMNDLWQRWLAEVGQARGLAPAALQASVDGFPERLEAAAGDFARVTLEAGLVDDLKTADQVRALLIERGVADRDGHSFRQVSMADYLEVLGRENGADGEPGAPVAIVVAEGEIIDGETGGGMVGGVSTSALIRAAREDEDVRALVLRVDSPGGGVFPSEQIRREVELTRAAGKTVVVSMGDLAASGGYWISMDADRIVADPSTITGSIGVFGLWFNAPETMDRLGLNTDGTGTTALAGLFDPTRPFDPRAGRIIQSSVDNFYREFIGKISAARGQAADAVDQVARGRVWSGAQAHERGLVDQLGGLQDALAHARSLAGLPDDAPFRYVERELGTFERFMQNLGGSALAHAARGAGLYLPGTWLPEGVRSDLARAQALVTQRGQLPWSVQAHCLCGGD; encoded by the coding sequence ATGACCGCAACCCGCCCCGGCCCGGTGCGCCGATTCCTTGTCGGCACCTGGCGCACCCTGGACTTCACCCGCCGCTTCATCCTGACCGTGCTGTTCCTGTTCCTGGTCGCCGTCCTGCTGGCCGCGGCGCTGAAGGCGCCCCTGAAGGTGCAGCCGCGCAGCGTGCTGGTGATCGCGCCGGTCGGCCAGCTGGTCGAGGAGTACAGCGCCAGCGCGATCGACCGCGCACTGGCGCGGATGACCGGCCAGGACGTTCCCGAGGTGCGCCTGCGCGACCTGTTGCGTGCGCTGGACGCCGCGGCCGGCGACGACCGCATCGAGCGCGTGCTGCTGCGCCTGGACCGCTTCGCCGGCGGCGGCCTGGCCAGTCTGCGCGAGGTCGGCGGCGCCATCGACCGGGTGCGCGCCTCCGGCAAGGAGGTGATCGCCTACGGCGACAGCTTCGGACAGGGCGGCTACTACCTGGCGGCGCGCGCCGGCGAGGTCTACCTGCATCCGTTCGGCATCGCCCTGGTCGAAGGGCTCGGCCGGTTCCGCACCTACTACGCGCGCGCCTTCGAGAAGCTCGGCATCGAGGTCCGCCTGTTCCGGGTCGGCGAGTTCAAGAGCGCCGGCGAGCCCTATATCCGCAACGAGGCCTCGCCGGAGGCGCTGGAGGCCGACCGCTACTGGATGAACGACCTGTGGCAGCGCTGGCTGGCCGAGGTCGGCCAGGCGCGCGGCCTGGCGCCCGCCGCCCTGCAGGCCAGCGTGGACGGCTTCCCGGAGCGCCTGGAGGCCGCCGCCGGCGACTTCGCGCGGGTCACGCTCGAGGCCGGCCTGGTCGACGACCTGAAGACCGCCGACCAGGTGCGCGCCCTGTTGATCGAGCGCGGCGTCGCCGATCGCGACGGCCACAGCTTCCGCCAGGTGTCGATGGCCGACTACCTGGAAGTGCTCGGCCGCGAGAACGGCGCCGATGGCGAGCCCGGCGCGCCGGTGGCGATCGTCGTCGCCGAGGGCGAGATCATCGACGGCGAGACCGGCGGCGGCATGGTCGGTGGCGTGTCGACCTCGGCCCTGATCCGCGCCGCGCGCGAGGACGAGGACGTGCGGGCCCTGGTGCTGCGCGTCGACTCGCCGGGCGGCGGCGTGTTCCCCTCCGAGCAGATCCGTCGCGAAGTCGAGCTGACCCGCGCGGCGGGCAAGACCGTCGTGGTGTCGATGGGCGACCTGGCGGCGTCGGGCGGCTACTGGATCAGCATGGACGCCGACCGCATCGTCGCCGATCCCAGCACCATCACCGGCTCGATCGGGGTGTTCGGCCTGTGGTTCAACGCACCGGAGACCATGGACCGGCTGGGCCTCAACACCGACGGCACCGGGACCACCGCCCTGGCCGGCCTGTTCGATCCGACCCGGCCGTTCGACCCGCGCGCCGGACGCATCATCCAGTCCAGCGTCGACAACTTCTACCGCGAGTTCATCGGCAAGATCTCGGCGGCCCGCGGACAAGCCGCCGACGCCGTCGACCAGGTCGCGCGCGGCCGGGTCTGGAGCGGCGCCCAGGCGCACGAGCGCGGTCTGGTCGACCAGCTCGGCGGCCTGCAGGACGCGCTCGCCCATGCCCGCAGCCTGGCCGGCCTGCCCGACGATGCGCCGTTCCGCTACGTCGAACGCGAACTGGGCACCTTCGAGAGGTTCATGCAGAACCTCGGCGGCAGCGCACTGGCGCATGCGGCGCGCGGCGCCGGTCTGTACCTGCCGGGCACCTGGCTGCCGGAGGGCGTGCGCAGCGACCTGGCGCGCGCCCAGGCCCTGGTCACCCAGCGTGGCCAGCTGCCCTGGTCGGTGCAGGCGCACTGCCTGTGCGGCGGCGACTGA